A single window of Methanobacterium sp. DNA harbors:
- a CDS encoding NAD(P)H-dependent oxidoreductase translates to MKTMILFYSRTRKTSLVAKTLAQEVNADYLEITDLNNRAGAMNYIKASVDAFRENKTLIKPESVDLTDYDLIYLGSPTWAGKPAPAMITLIDQCNFQGKDVILFATMGGSGGQKVIERMQEKIEPRGGRMIKSFQIKTGNKKTEELIEDVKTIVKEEDLPIYGI, encoded by the coding sequence ATGAAAACCATGATCCTGTTTTACTCACGGACCAGGAAAACTTCTCTGGTAGCCAAGACACTGGCCCAGGAAGTTAACGCAGATTATTTGGAAATAACCGACCTGAATAATAGAGCAGGGGCCATGAATTATATTAAAGCTTCAGTGGATGCTTTCCGTGAGAATAAAACTTTAATAAAACCCGAATCAGTGGATCTCACTGATTATGATCTGATTTATCTGGGAAGTCCCACCTGGGCGGGTAAACCAGCACCAGCAATGATAACCCTCATTGATCAGTGCAACTTCCAGGGTAAAGACGTTATTCTCTTTGCCACCATGGGAGGGTCCGGAGGCCAGAAGGTAATTGAACGAATGCAAGAGAAAATAGAGCCCCGTGGAGGGCGTATGATCAAATCATTCCAGATTAAAACCGGTAACAAAAAAACAGAAGAACTCATCGAAGATGTTAAAACCATTGTCAAGGAGGAAGACCTCCCCATATACGGAATATGA
- a CDS encoding protein translocase subunit SecF, translating to MITFERLLESYKPLIAIPVVITIIALILIATMGLNQGIELKGGTVAVVQLEKPISQNELQSLISTGLPNQTVDVKSVNNNQATIDIVGDTDVVKLSSILEGTGTITSYKSVGAVLSSESLTQIYYALAFAFIFMSITVFIIFRNFVPSMAVILAALSDIIIAVGGMSLFGIPLSIASVGALLMLIGYSVDTDILLTTRILKRKEGTVTERAIEAMKTGLTMAAAAIGSMAALYLVVVFLIPAAQTLADIAAVLIIGLIADVLATWLMNLGILRWYTEARK from the coding sequence TTGATAACATTTGAAAGGTTACTGGAATCATACAAACCACTCATCGCCATTCCAGTGGTGATCACCATCATTGCCCTGATACTAATAGCCACAATGGGCCTTAATCAGGGTATCGAGCTTAAAGGTGGGACGGTGGCAGTTGTACAACTGGAAAAACCAATTAGTCAGAACGAACTTCAATCACTTATTAGTACGGGTCTGCCCAATCAAACTGTGGATGTTAAATCTGTGAATAATAACCAGGCCACAATAGATATTGTAGGTGACACAGATGTGGTTAAATTATCATCTATACTAGAAGGAACTGGAACTATAACCAGTTATAAATCAGTGGGGGCTGTTTTAAGCTCAGAATCATTGACCCAAATTTATTATGCTCTGGCCTTTGCCTTCATCTTCATGAGCATAACGGTGTTCATCATCTTCCGTAATTTCGTACCCAGTATGGCAGTTATTCTCGCTGCCCTTTCGGATATAATCATTGCGGTGGGTGGGATGAGCCTCTTTGGCATACCACTTTCGATTGCTTCTGTGGGAGCACTGTTAATGCTTATAGGTTACAGTGTAGACACAGACATACTGTTAACCACCCGAATCCTTAAAAGAAAAGAAGGCACCGTAACTGAAAGAGCAATTGAAGCAATGAAAACCGGGTTAACCATGGCCGCCGCAGCCATCGGTTCCATGGCAGCATTATATCTGGTGGTTGTCTTTTTAATACCAGCTGCCCAGACACTGGCGGATATTGCAGCAGTGCTTATCATTGGACTGATAGCTGATGTTCTGGCCACGTGGCTCATGAACCTTGGAATACTGAGATGGTACACGGAGGCACGTAAATGA
- a CDS encoding preprotein translocase subunit SecD, with product MKLNEFFKDKRVILLIVLVIASIGAISILGIQQGLDLKGGSTIQLQLEKPVDTATMNTVTAVLDKRLNIFGVKDVKVYPSGNQNVIIEIAGVQPEDVAKIVGSNGKFEAKINNQTALVGSDITQVKTYQVTGTEWQVPFTVSLEGANRFAQIAKGQAGVPVEMYLDDQLITSPEVADELATGQASTDVMISGTEATKEEAQTQAKSIHTLLQSGALPVKVKIVGVSSVSAELGDQFINGALIAGVLALLVISAIIIIRYRNPLLVIPIMLTSIAELILILGTAAVIHWNIDLAAIAGILAAIGTGVDDQIIITDEVLKGFKDKKKRSGVRKQIKSAFFIIFAAAGTLIAAMLPLAYIGFSRGATGIGVLSGFAFTTVLGVLIGIFITRPVYAKFIELMLDTRK from the coding sequence ATGAAGCTCAATGAATTCTTCAAAGACAAAAGAGTAATACTCTTGATCGTGCTGGTTATTGCAAGCATAGGCGCCATCTCCATCTTAGGAATACAACAGGGTTTAGACCTAAAAGGTGGGTCCACCATACAGTTACAACTGGAAAAACCAGTGGACACCGCAACCATGAACACTGTCACAGCGGTTCTGGATAAGCGGTTGAACATTTTCGGTGTTAAGGATGTTAAGGTGTACCCCAGTGGTAACCAGAATGTTATTATTGAGATCGCCGGAGTCCAACCAGAGGACGTGGCCAAGATCGTTGGAAGTAACGGTAAATTCGAGGCCAAGATCAACAACCAGACTGCCCTGGTAGGATCCGACATCACCCAGGTGAAAACTTACCAGGTTACAGGAACCGAATGGCAGGTTCCCTTCACTGTATCCCTGGAGGGTGCCAACCGATTTGCCCAGATTGCTAAAGGTCAGGCCGGAGTTCCGGTGGAAATGTACCTGGATGACCAGTTGATTACTTCTCCAGAGGTTGCCGATGAACTGGCCACTGGTCAGGCATCTACAGATGTGATGATCAGTGGAACGGAAGCCACCAAGGAAGAAGCACAAACACAGGCGAAAAGCATTCACACCCTCTTACAATCAGGTGCGTTACCAGTTAAGGTTAAAATCGTAGGAGTCAGCAGTGTTTCAGCAGAATTAGGTGATCAGTTCATAAATGGTGCTCTTATAGCTGGTGTTTTAGCCCTTCTGGTTATTTCGGCCATTATAATCATAAGGTACCGTAACCCCTTACTGGTTATCCCCATCATGTTAACCAGTATCGCTGAACTTATCCTGATACTGGGAACTGCGGCGGTGATTCACTGGAACATTGATCTGGCAGCTATAGCGGGTATATTGGCTGCCATTGGTACCGGGGTGGATGACCAGATCATCATCACCGACGAGGTGCTCAAGGGATTCAAGGACAAGAAAAAGAGGTCTGGTGTGCGTAAACAGATAAAAAGCGCATTCTTCATTATATTCGCTGCAGCCGGAACCCTTATCGCTGCCATGTTACCCCTGGCATATATCGGGTTCAGCAGGGGAGCCACAGGAATAGGTGTGCTTTCTGGATTTGCCTTCACCACAGTTCTGGGAGTTCTCATTGGAATATTCATAACCAGACCAGTGTACGCCAAATTTATTGAGCTAATGCTGGATACAAGAAAATAG
- the pheT gene encoding phenylalanine--tRNA ligase subunit beta: MPVIKFTYTDLEELLKREIDKDELIDLLPMIGSDIEDYDDEEVKVEFFPNRPDYLSVEGVARALKGFLEIDEGIPEYHLEPAGTSITIDPGLKGIRPYTACCLVRNVEFTDEKLPQIMDFQEDLHWVIGRDRKKVAIGIHNLDVLKGPFRYLAALPDETSFVPLDMDEEMTLREILTEHKKGQSYAHLIDKYDRYPLIMDSEDNILSMPPIINGELTKLTTDTKNLFVDVTGTDQQAVERTLNIITTSFAESGATIQTMENIYQDETLIRPDLTPKERTVSVKNAVKLIGIPLTAEVVAESLKKVRFDATVVDEDTVKVLIPPYRADILHEVDIIENVAIGYCFRKIEPELPQVATVAREDPYMDFDQNAREIMNGLGFAEVMSLMLTNEENHYQKMKLPETERVEVAQPISQDRTMIRQSLLNGLLEFLEDNKHEELPQRIFEVGETVFLDRERETRTVGVKKLAAMTTHSQANFTEIKSTSDALISNLGLEMEIEDLDHPSFIKGRCALLKGVKKETGEVCVEGFFGEMNPQVIRNFELEYPVVAVEVEFKSLK; this comes from the coding sequence ATGCCTGTTATAAAATTCACCTACACTGACCTGGAAGAATTGTTAAAACGAGAAATTGACAAAGATGAACTCATCGATCTTCTCCCTATGATTGGGAGTGATATTGAGGACTATGATGATGAAGAGGTTAAGGTGGAGTTTTTCCCCAACCGACCAGACTACCTGAGTGTGGAGGGAGTGGCCCGGGCACTCAAGGGTTTCCTGGAAATAGATGAGGGAATACCAGAGTACCACCTGGAACCAGCCGGCACCAGCATCACCATAGACCCTGGGCTTAAGGGTATCAGGCCCTACACTGCCTGTTGCCTGGTTCGTAATGTCGAATTTACTGATGAGAAACTCCCCCAGATCATGGACTTCCAGGAAGACCTGCACTGGGTGATAGGACGTGACCGTAAAAAAGTGGCCATTGGGATCCACAACCTGGACGTGTTGAAGGGGCCCTTCAGGTACCTGGCTGCTCTTCCCGATGAAACATCCTTCGTACCCCTGGACATGGATGAAGAAATGACCCTCCGGGAAATACTAACTGAACACAAGAAAGGACAATCCTACGCCCACTTGATAGATAAGTACGACCGTTACCCTCTGATAATGGACTCCGAGGATAATATCCTTTCCATGCCACCTATTATCAATGGTGAGCTCACAAAACTCACCACTGACACTAAAAACCTCTTTGTGGATGTCACAGGCACTGACCAGCAGGCAGTTGAGCGAACCTTGAACATTATCACCACCAGCTTCGCAGAATCAGGAGCAACCATCCAGACCATGGAGAACATTTACCAGGATGAAACACTCATCAGACCCGATTTAACACCCAAAGAAAGAACAGTCAGTGTGAAAAATGCAGTTAAGTTAATTGGAATACCGCTCACAGCAGAAGTAGTGGCAGAATCCCTGAAAAAGGTACGCTTCGATGCCACAGTTGTTGATGAGGATACAGTAAAAGTGCTGATTCCACCTTACCGGGCGGACATCCTCCACGAAGTGGATATAATAGAGAATGTGGCCATTGGTTACTGCTTCCGCAAGATAGAACCGGAACTACCACAGGTGGCCACAGTGGCCCGGGAAGACCCTTATATGGACTTTGACCAGAATGCACGGGAAATCATGAACGGCCTGGGATTTGCGGAGGTTATGAGTCTCATGTTAACCAACGAGGAGAATCATTACCAGAAGATGAAACTCCCTGAGACCGAACGGGTGGAAGTAGCCCAGCCCATAAGCCAGGACAGGACCATGATCCGTCAGAGTCTTCTTAATGGTCTATTGGAATTCCTGGAGGATAACAAGCATGAAGAACTTCCCCAGAGGATCTTTGAAGTAGGGGAAACAGTCTTCCTGGACAGGGAAAGAGAAACCCGAACTGTGGGTGTTAAAAAACTGGCAGCCATGACCACCCATTCCCAGGCTAACTTCACCGAGATCAAATCAACCAGTGATGCTCTGATAAGTAATCTTGGACTGGAAATGGAGATTGAAGACCTGGACCATCCCAGCTTTATCAAGGGAAGATGCGCACTACTAAAAGGAGTGAAAAAAGAAACAGGTGAGGTATGTGTTGAGGGATTCTTCGGTGAAATGAACCCCCAAGTCATCAGGAACTTTGAACTGGAGTATCCTGTGGTGGCAGTGGAAGTGGAGTTTAAATCTTTAAAATAA
- a CDS encoding secondary thiamine-phosphate synthase enzyme YjbQ, producing the protein MVLKRGIVEINTLERVEIQDITREVESVLRNSGISEGLLNVYSRHSTSGVVINENESGLIRDFQLALGKLIPEGAGYQHDRIDNNADSHIRGFILGGSQTIPVENSRMMLGTWQSIFFVELDGPRQRKLTVTVIGE; encoded by the coding sequence ATGGTTTTAAAACGTGGAATTGTGGAAATAAACACCTTAGAGCGGGTAGAAATACAGGATATTACCCGGGAAGTTGAATCTGTCCTTAGAAATAGTGGTATTAGTGAGGGGCTTTTGAATGTTTACAGCCGCCATTCAACATCAGGAGTGGTTATAAATGAGAATGAATCGGGTTTAATCAGAGACTTTCAGTTAGCTCTTGGGAAACTGATCCCAGAGGGTGCGGGTTATCAGCACGACCGTATAGATAACAACGCCGATAGCCACATCCGCGGATTCATACTAGGCGGCAGCCAGACTATTCCTGTGGAAAATAGTAGGATGATGCTGGGAACCTGGCAGAGTATTTTCTTCGTGGAACTGGACGGACCACGGCAGAGGAAACTTACCGTGACTGTGATTGGGGAATAA
- the pyrI gene encoding aspartate carbamoyltransferase regulatory subunit — MKTPRELKVKPIKNGTVIDHISANKALRVLKILGLPSPKISVTLAMNVQSSQMGSKDIVKIEGRELASREVDEIALIAPHATINIIRNYEIVGKGKVKLLGEIKSILSCSNPNCITNTDEPVTTRFAVLQNEPMVLRCHYCERIMDQAEVETQFRVF, encoded by the coding sequence ATGAAAACTCCCCGGGAATTAAAGGTAAAACCCATTAAAAATGGCACAGTTATCGACCATATCAGCGCTAACAAAGCCCTGAGAGTCCTTAAAATACTGGGGCTGCCCAGTCCGAAAATATCAGTGACTCTGGCCATGAATGTGCAGTCCAGTCAAATGGGAAGCAAGGACATTGTTAAGATCGAGGGAAGGGAACTGGCATCAAGGGAAGTGGATGAAATCGCACTCATAGCTCCCCATGCCACCATTAACATTATCCGAAATTATGAAATTGTTGGAAAGGGCAAAGTGAAACTATTAGGTGAGATTAAGAGCATTTTATCCTGTTCCAATCCCAACTGCATCACCAACACTGATGAACCCGTTACCACCCGTTTTGCTGTGCTGCAGAATGAACCCATGGTACTCCGCTGCCACTACTGTGAACGGATCATGGATCAGGCCGAAGTGGAAACCCAGTTCAGAGTATTCTAA